The following are encoded in a window of Numida meleagris isolate 19003 breed g44 Domestic line chromosome 11, NumMel1.0, whole genome shotgun sequence genomic DNA:
- the LOC110405037 gene encoding interleukin-1 receptor-associated kinase-like 2 (The sequence of the model RefSeq protein was modified relative to this genomic sequence to represent the inferred CDS: added 148 bases not found in genome assembly): MAAGGPGHRGEMAAPRAPPSPYVHNMPAWVLEDFCQKMDCLSDSDWMRFASYVITDQTELRKIKCMEKTGISITRELMWWWGVRLATVRQLLDLLQALQLYRAAQVILDWISPSSITTSEKEELVDPPKQENVSLTPTENKQKERENEISLLPSAYPSQPGISPACNAVSEGTLYSLPSPPPPPRDLLKSLQSNPSVSSSVKPCSSSTPQQETMTDLPSGSLLWTQKEVSNATDGFSDKSRICEGTFADVYKGQRHNMVYVIKKLKETECTSPNSTQRFFHTEVQICFRCCHVNILQLLGFTVESELHCLIYPYLPNGSLQNKLQHQDDSAPLAWETRISISVGLIRAVEYLHNFGIIHGNIKSSNVLLDENFTPKLGHSGLRLYSADKKSECTVMKTKVLQASLTYLPEDFIRHGQLTEKVDVFGCGVVLAEILTGMKALDEGRSPIYLKDMIADEIQIAKETSYSKVKNLEKLAAKEICCKYLDKKAGHLLEEVAIDFASATCLCLRKKNSKIAEVLELMETAENKLREHYICGGSTFGFSMNTPEETDDETTNLSVDVPSAGQNKEDSAQPIILASAGQCTPSVGFVSPDTYCEQMSRVPCESDESTSFVWNPEEKSTDELSSNNCNNLESIVSSDCRIKEKTKANGLRERNAACIRSDGNLEMASTAQSTFQPKNADLDSSCSSQALAREASWKIKINDQKKKLMENILLYEEDKLSSSELFDS, from the exons CCTCCTATGTGATCACTGACCAGACCGAGCTGCGGAAGATCAAGTGCATGGAGAAGACGGGGATCAGCATCACCCGAGAGCTGATGTGGTGGTGGGGCGTGAGGCTGGCGACGGTGCGGCAGCTGCTGGACCTGCTGCAGGCGCTGCAGCTCTACCGGGCGGCTCAGGTCATCCTGGACT GGATATCACCCTCTAGCATTACCACCtctgaaaaggaagagctggTAGACCCACCTAAACAGGAGAACGTATCTTTAACtcccacagaaaacaaacagaaagagagagaaaatgagatcaGTTTGTTGCCATCAGCATACCCTTCACAACCAGGAATATCACCAGCATGTA ATGCTGTTTCCGAAGGAACCTTGTATTCACTTCCttctccaccacctcccccaAGAGACCTTTTGAAATCTTTACAGTCAAATCCTTCTGTCTCATCAAGTGTGAAG CCCTGCAGCTCTTCTACTCCTCAGCAGGAGACGATGACTGATCTCCCCAGTGGGAGTCTTTTGTGGACCCAGAAAGAAGTTAGTAATGCCACAGATGGGTTCAGTGACAAGAGTAGAATTTGTGAAGGCACTTTTGCAGATGTCTACAAAGGTCAGAGGCACAACATGGTGTATGTCATCAAAAAACTGAAAGAG acagaatGCACAAGTCCAAATTCCACCCAAAGATTTTTTCATACAGAAGTACAGATTTGCTTTCG GTGTTGTCATGTCAacattttgcagctgctgggtTTCACGGTAGAATCTGAGTTGCACTGTCTGATATATCCATACCTGCCTAACGGATCACTACAGAACAAGCTTCAGCATCAA GATGATTCTGCTCCACTGGCTTGGGAGACGCGAATTAGCATTTCTGTGGGACTCATCCGAGCTGTGGAGTATTTACACAACTTTGGAATTATTCATGGGAATATTAAGAG CTCGAATGTCTTGTTGGATGAAAACTTCACTCCAAAGCTTGGACATTCAGGTCTGCGACTGTATTCTGCTGATAAAAAGTCCGAATGTACTGTGATGAAAACCAAAGTCCTACAGGCTTCTCTTACTTATCTGCCCGAAGATTTTATCAGGCATGGGCAGTTAACAGAAAAAGTCGACGTATTTGGCTGTGGTGTG GTCTTGGCAGAGATACTGACAGGGATGAAGGCACTGGATGAAGGAAGGAGCCCTATTTATCTg AAAGATATGATTGCTGATGAAATCCAAATAGCAAAAGAAACCTCATACTCCAAAGTCAAGAATTTGGAAAAGCTAGCTGCCAAGGAAATATGCTGTAAATACCTGGACAAGAAAGCAGGACACTTGCTGGAAGAGGTTGCTATTGATTTTGCCTCAGCCACTTGCCTTTGTCTGAGAAAGAAGAATTCTAAAATAGCAGAG GTGCTTGAACTTatggaaacagctgaaaataaattgagaGAGCATTACATCTGTGGAGGCAGCACTTTTGGGTTTTCCATGAATACTCCAGAAGAAACTGATGATGAGACAACTAATCTCAGCGTGGACGTCCCTTCTGCAGGGCAGAATAAAGAGGACAGCGCACAGCCAATCATCCTGGCAAGTGCTGGTCAGTGCACACCTTCAGTAGGATTTGTGTCACCTGACACTTACTGTGAACAGATGTCAAGGGTCCCTTGTGAATCAGATGAATCAACGAGTTTCGTATGGaatcctgaagaaaaatctaCAGATGAGCTATCCAGCAACAACTGTAACAATTTAGAAAGTATTGTGAGCTCTGATTGCAggataaaggagaaaacaaaagcaaatggaCTCCGGGAAAGAAATGCAGCATGCATCAGAAGCGATGGCAACTTGGAAATGGCTTCTACTGCACAAAGCACATTTCAACCAAAAAATGCAGACCTTGACTCGTCATGTTCATCCCAAG cattagCCAGAGAGGCatcttggaaaataaagataaatgaccaaaaaaagaagctaatggaaaatattttgctgtatgAAGAAGACAAATTAAGCAGTTCTGAACTTTTTGATTCTTAA
- the SEC13 gene encoding protein SEC13 homolog: protein MVSVINTVDTSHEDMIHDAQMDYYGTRLATCSSDRSVKIFDVRNGGQILIADLRGHEGPVWQVAWAHPMYGNILASCSYDRKVIIWKEENGTWEKTYEYTGHDSSVNSVCWAPHDYGLILACGSSDGAISLLSYTGDGQWEVKKISNAHTIGCNAVSWAPAVVPGSLIEQPSGQKPNYIKRFASGGCDNLVKIWKEEDGQWKEEQKLEAHSDWVRDVAWAPSIGLPTSTIASCSQDGRVFIWTCDDASGNSWSPKLLHKFNDVVWHVSWSITANILAVSGGDNKVTLWKESVDGLWACISDVNKGQGGVSAVTEGQQNEQ, encoded by the exons ATG GTTTCCGTCATTAACACCGTGGACACCTCTCACGAGGACATGATA CATGATGCGCAGATGGATTACTATGGCACTCGGCTGGCGACCTGTTCTTCAGACAGATCCGTGAAGATCTTTGATGTTCGGAATGGAGGGCAAATCCTCATTGCGGACCTAAGAGG GCATGAAGGGCCAGTGTGGCAAGTTGCCTGGGCTCATCCTATGTATGGAAACATCTTGGCTTCCTGCTCCTATGACAGGAAGGTCATTatctggaaggaagaaaatggcacTTGGGAAAAGACCTATGAGTACACAGGGCACGATTCCTCAG TGAATTCTGTCTGCTGGGCACCACACGACTACGGACTGATACTGGCCTGCGGGAGCTCCGATGGCGCAATTTCATTATTGAGCTACACTGGTGATGGGCAGTGGGAAGTCAAGAAGATCAGCAATGCACATACT ATTGGATGTAATGCAGTTAGCTGGGCTCCTGCTGTTGTACCAGGCAGCCTTATAGAACAACCATCTGGTCAAAAACCAAACTACATCAAAAGATTTGCATCTGGTGGTTGTGACAACCTTGTCAAGATCTGGAA agaagaagatGGTCAGtggaaagaagagcagaagcTGGAGGCGCACAGTGACTGGGTTCGAGATGTAGCCTGGGCTCCATCCATAGGCTTGCCAACGAGTACCATTGCCAGCTGTTCACAG GATGGCAGAGTGTTTATCTGGACATGTGATGATGCCTCTGGAAACTCATGGTCACCAAAACTGCTGCACAAGTTCAACGATGTTGTCTGGCATGTGAGTTGGTCCATTACTGCAAATATACTTGCCGTGTCTGGAGGAGACAATAAA GTCACGCTATGGAAGGAATCGGTAGATGGGCTGTGGGCATGCATCAGCGATGTCAACAAGGGCCAAGGAGGAGTGTCTGCCGTTACAGAAGGGCAGCAGAATGAGCAGTGA